In a single window of the Vibrio sp. 10N genome:
- the traN gene encoding conjugal transfer protein TraN codes for MLRDRFFGRVGKAISYTLIITTQTLTAHIAYAQDRMANAIAEANQLATQLSSRSLPRINADGDVIVNGQVLSSSKQLTGQKSNDYLPAETNTYGNDGKTLLQGQQAQKKYDQKTAETAETSGEIAYHILKTSFSSQKPDLTNDPMWNNTDNVLANLPDIAKGFANCEIDKELVSSGNSYHVPKYETCEKLPAIEESFTIVHDYEVGIIKHHSGPVNIGECGDGCLRTWVGTVGNDYWGGRCVLETEEMELEVIQPDAIISAKLERAKFDDYFRVSLNEDIIYIGPYSSFPTWAIGKGCELSTSWDKWPDIDITGSFTQIGEYDTVKFKNETLVDSGGDDKGGEGFSSILIHYDPTKLIYNDVWTTLEQIDKALEIKKQLDDGYCTGHITCTDMPALDENGCRTDNGIKVCESDFQSNPIFDLGISPFCKRVDVVSDCGFNDGQICFTNMDGIETCFDNDTIDRNTCQQYEEDPECSYIKTECVGGAQGDSGNCYVQEDTYDCGFTASTGQETEEEVLRCDGQIQCIGESCYSPVRDMPNEDFGEVNAYLEMLKYARSDMSCVGVPERPFDPESPPDRYYPVEGCAEGYVYNATLDKCLSNLGCDYDDANFYAASHRNGIQVVKQNAVIADNSSVTQCIAVQKGQQAYTCGNAVQRLGTDVFHEVCTSDVDGTIPNSCPNNEHDLNSLTGYCEVPPILECPENYELVEGDNKFDYLDDNCISVRLSINKNCPNGYSYDSNSDTCKRKEATPAIPICPSGYTLSGNICEKYSYSSPSIVCPSGFNESNGSCRKLTNPTSRTSYCKTPSSCTGNTQLLDSSSCKYQCNRSGASENIGIEYGTKGYTCGGKTYVNGKCYSSEYADKVKVCPSGYTLIHGTCSKLETRGIINTCPNGYSLVGNQCKRELTTNYTPVCNSPFVLHPNRSECWMQPETMPVEMSCPSQFPVWNEQEMRCVVDRYDAINTTSVEFKDNDQANSEQVANVQLKQLMQTVLAPFAYLMDAAIPSVVANAELHDTEESQVTQESMNKYIAGKFGEIAETMENDLETYQMAQTQLGVRAMAAAPQVQANSAPQVQSFAAPQSASAGGDQNVTCELFRGEAMECKIAVGGMQNCCENPVAVSLSDYISLTRSMMSMDAMTGAVFNIEGYHGVWEMGKGYVAEGADAAWNFVSSPWASGADAATGVGQAAGEAATEGMMHTFSQAVMTYTNEFLKSVFSDEVAKLFFKTTVDTATKETVIQASAQMAAVGQVLMYCYYAYLAYVVFNLLINIIYACEDEELDLAMKRDLLSTHYIGSYCKTEVLFACIEKRNVHCAFDSPLSRIMMEQIYKQPQMGLDWGTPESPNCRGIGIAELDKVDWDQVNLDEWIGILIKTDNYTDMVDIDLDSLTGSGSSLKTNDDRMDVLERNQERFKEVDIDGIRRDAYEDGWNRNQ; via the coding sequence GTGCTTAGAGATCGTTTCTTTGGTCGTGTAGGTAAAGCAATCAGCTACACGCTGATTATTACCACGCAGACGTTGACAGCGCATATTGCTTACGCGCAAGACAGAATGGCGAATGCTATTGCTGAAGCGAACCAATTAGCGACGCAATTAAGCAGCCGTTCATTGCCTCGCATCAATGCTGATGGTGATGTGATTGTCAATGGGCAAGTGTTATCGAGTAGCAAGCAGTTAACCGGTCAAAAGAGCAACGATTACCTACCAGCCGAGACAAATACCTACGGCAATGACGGAAAAACCCTATTGCAAGGTCAGCAAGCTCAAAAAAAATATGATCAAAAAACGGCAGAAACCGCAGAAACATCCGGTGAAATTGCTTATCACATTCTGAAAACATCCTTCAGCTCTCAGAAGCCTGATTTGACCAATGACCCAATGTGGAACAACACCGATAATGTGTTGGCGAATCTTCCAGATATTGCCAAAGGCTTTGCGAACTGTGAAATCGATAAAGAGTTGGTCAGCAGTGGTAACAGTTACCATGTGCCAAAATACGAAACCTGCGAAAAGCTTCCGGCTATTGAAGAGTCTTTTACCATTGTTCATGACTATGAGGTGGGGATAATAAAACACCATAGCGGCCCCGTGAACATTGGTGAATGTGGTGATGGCTGTTTGAGAACGTGGGTTGGTACTGTAGGTAATGACTACTGGGGAGGGCGATGCGTCTTAGAAACAGAGGAAATGGAGCTAGAGGTCATTCAGCCCGACGCTATCATCAGTGCTAAGCTTGAGAGGGCTAAGTTTGATGATTATTTCCGAGTATCATTAAATGAGGACATCATCTACATTGGACCCTATAGCAGCTTTCCAACTTGGGCTATTGGTAAAGGCTGCGAGTTAAGTACCTCTTGGGATAAATGGCCTGATATTGATATCACGGGTTCATTTACCCAAATAGGTGAGTACGATACTGTCAAATTTAAGAATGAAACCCTTGTCGATTCCGGTGGCGATGATAAAGGTGGCGAAGGCTTTTCTTCCATTCTTATTCACTATGATCCAACCAAACTCATATATAACGACGTATGGACTACATTAGAGCAAATCGACAAAGCTCTGGAGATCAAAAAACAACTTGATGATGGCTATTGTACCGGTCATATAACCTGTACCGACATGCCAGCTCTCGATGAAAATGGTTGTCGTACCGACAATGGCATAAAGGTTTGCGAAAGCGACTTCCAATCAAACCCTATATTTGATCTTGGCATTAGCCCATTTTGTAAGCGTGTTGATGTTGTGTCTGATTGCGGGTTTAACGATGGTCAAATTTGCTTTACGAACATGGATGGCATCGAAACGTGCTTTGATAATGACACGATAGATAGAAATACCTGTCAGCAATATGAAGAAGATCCTGAATGCAGCTATATAAAGACGGAATGTGTCGGTGGCGCACAGGGTGACAGCGGGAATTGCTACGTTCAAGAAGATACCTATGACTGCGGTTTTACTGCCAGTACCGGCCAAGAAACGGAAGAAGAGGTTCTGCGTTGTGACGGCCAAATACAATGCATCGGTGAAAGCTGCTATTCGCCGGTTCGAGATATGCCAAACGAAGACTTTGGTGAAGTTAATGCCTACCTAGAAATGCTCAAATACGCCCGTTCTGATATGAGCTGCGTCGGTGTTCCTGAACGCCCGTTCGACCCTGAATCGCCGCCTGATCGATACTATCCCGTAGAGGGCTGCGCCGAGGGGTATGTCTATAACGCGACGTTAGATAAATGCTTGAGCAACTTAGGTTGCGACTATGATGATGCGAACTTCTACGCTGCGTCACATCGAAACGGTATTCAAGTGGTCAAGCAGAATGCCGTTATCGCGGATAACAGTTCTGTGACGCAATGTATTGCAGTTCAAAAAGGACAACAGGCATACACTTGCGGAAATGCTGTACAGCGTCTAGGAACGGATGTTTTCCATGAAGTGTGTACCAGTGATGTGGATGGCACTATTCCGAATAGCTGCCCGAATAATGAACATGATCTAAATAGCCTAACTGGGTATTGCGAAGTCCCTCCTATTTTGGAATGTCCTGAAAACTATGAGTTAGTAGAAGGAGACAATAAGTTTGACTATTTAGATGACAACTGCATATCAGTTAGGCTGAGTATCAATAAAAATTGCCCTAATGGTTATTCGTATGACTCTAATAGTGACACTTGTAAAAGAAAGGAGGCTACACCTGCTATTCCAATATGCCCAAGTGGATATACGTTGAGCGGGAATATATGTGAAAAGTACAGTTACTCTTCACCAAGTATTGTTTGTCCTTCAGGCTTTAACGAGAGTAATGGGAGTTGTCGAAAGTTAACAAATCCCACATCAAGGACAAGCTATTGCAAAACGCCAAGTTCGTGTACAGGTAATACACAATTGCTCGATAGTAGTAGCTGTAAGTACCAATGTAATAGAAGTGGTGCAAGTGAAAATATAGGAATTGAGTATGGTACCAAAGGATATACTTGTGGTGGAAAAACATACGTAAATGGTAAGTGTTATTCATCCGAATACGCTGATAAGGTAAAAGTATGCCCTAGTGGTTATACCCTAATTCACGGAACCTGCTCAAAACTAGAAACGAGAGGGATTATAAATACTTGCCCCAATGGGTACTCATTAGTAGGCAATCAATGTAAGCGTGAACTGACTACGAACTATACACCAGTTTGTAATAGTCCATTTGTACTTCATCCCAATAGGTCAGAATGCTGGATGCAGCCGGAAACTATGCCAGTAGAAATGAGCTGTCCTTCCCAGTTTCCTGTGTGGAATGAACAAGAAATGCGCTGTGTGGTTGACCGCTATGATGCTATCAATACCACATCTGTAGAGTTCAAAGATAACGACCAAGCTAACAGCGAGCAAGTTGCCAACGTCCAACTAAAACAGCTTATGCAAACCGTATTGGCACCGTTCGCCTATCTGATGGATGCGGCGATTCCGTCCGTTGTTGCTAACGCTGAGCTTCATGACACAGAAGAGTCACAAGTCACTCAAGAGTCGATGAATAAGTACATCGCTGGTAAGTTTGGTGAAATCGCAGAGACGATGGAAAACGACTTAGAGACGTACCAAATGGCGCAAACGCAGTTAGGCGTGAGAGCTATGGCGGCGGCACCTCAAGTTCAGGCCAATTCAGCGCCACAAGTCCAATCCTTCGCTGCCCCTCAGTCGGCCTCTGCCGGTGGCGACCAAAATGTGACTTGCGAGCTATTCAGAGGCGAGGCAATGGAGTGCAAGATTGCCGTGGGCGGTATGCAAAACTGCTGTGAAAACCCTGTCGCGGTCAGCCTATCAGATTACATTTCACTGACTAGAAGCATGATGAGTATGGATGCCATGACCGGCGCGGTATTTAACATCGAAGGCTATCACGGTGTATGGGAAATGGGCAAAGGGTACGTTGCGGAAGGTGCTGATGCCGCATGGAACTTTGTATCATCGCCGTGGGCGAGTGGTGCTGATGCTGCAACCGGTGTTGGACAGGCTGCGGGTGAAGCTGCAACAGAAGGCATGATGCATACGTTCTCGCAAGCGGTAATGACATACACGAATGAGTTTTTGAAGAGTGTATTCAGTGATGAAGTAGCTAAGTTGTTCTTTAAAACCACAGTAGATACAGCAACAAAGGAAACAGTCATTCAAGCTTCAGCGCAAATGGCGGCTGTTGGACAGGTCTTGATGTATTGCTATTACGCTTACTTAGCCTACGTCGTATTCAATTTGCTCATAAATATTATTTATGCTTGTGAAGATGAAGAGCTCGATTTGGCAATGAAGCGCGATTTACTGTCTACGCACTACATAGGCTCTTACTGCAAAACAGAAGTCTTATTTGCATGTATTGAGAAGCGAAATGTCCATTGTGCGTTTGATAGCCCGTTGTCGAGAATCATGATGGAGCAGATCTATAAGCAACCGCAAATGGGGCTGGATTGGGGAACGCCTGAGAGTCCGAATTGTCGTGGAATTGGCATAGCAGAGTTGGATAAGGTCGATTGGGATCAAGTGAATCTGGATGAGTGGATTGGGATTCTAATTAAAACCGATAATTATACCGATATGGTTGATATAGATTTGGACTCGCTGACTGGTAGCGGCTCATCCTTAAAAACAAACGATGATAGAATGGATGTGTTAGAGCGTAACCAAGAGCGCTTCAAAGAGGTGGACATTGATGGCATACGCCGTGACGCATACGAAGATGGTTGGAATAGAAATCAATAA
- a CDS encoding lytic transglycosylase domain-containing protein translates to MYRVTLILLMFSMNSYGFCFDEAGKKFDINPLLLKAIAYTESRLDPNAINDSNTNGTTDYGLMQINSSWFARLADFGVSENSVINEPCTNVYVGAWILAQNMAQTGDGWLAVGAYNAGYRESRKKARDRYIDLVQINLMELQK, encoded by the coding sequence ATGTATCGAGTTACTTTAATACTCTTGATGTTTTCAATGAACAGCTACGGCTTCTGTTTTGATGAGGCCGGTAAAAAGTTCGATATTAACCCATTGCTACTCAAAGCCATTGCTTATACAGAATCACGGCTCGACCCGAACGCAATCAATGACTCGAATACGAATGGCACAACGGATTACGGGTTGATGCAAATTAATAGCTCTTGGTTCGCTCGGCTCGCTGATTTCGGAGTTTCCGAGAACAGTGTTATTAATGAACCCTGCACCAATGTTTATGTTGGGGCTTGGATATTAGCGCAGAACATGGCTCAAACTGGCGACGGTTGGTTAGCGGTGGGCGCATATAACGCGGGATATCGTGAGTCTCGAAAGAAAGCAAGAGATAGGTATATCGACCTTGTACAAATCAATTTGATGGAGTTGCAGAAATGA
- a CDS encoding TraU family protein — MKTHAFLLSALLMTAGTTYGATPSNLGECQNAGILDSSMFSDVPWNAMYPIKLAGITLGPDGGGAPDAASDKVFCSCQDDLGIFVPGFTQAMYEPSRLIELVRQPDCMMTLNGTDMSITNGRMRGNIGSTETLEGDKPAFWHYHYYAYPLLVLLEMLYPSRCGDGYIDMDLMYISELDPTWMDSELGFFANPESAIFSNPISIAACMADAAAATVGKPIDSMYWCAGAWGELYPFTGFIKSKSSIPSKTSLLATRSVAALHRRLLAHQTMGNDALCESKIFPTIPKSQYKMNMMYPVPERGDNRVFAIEKEDGTVEKRTGGDGGAHEIGAPAIMWGEWRNIPSREDNIYMLWKWNDCCITYY, encoded by the coding sequence ATGAAAACACATGCCTTTCTATTATCAGCTTTGTTAATGACAGCAGGTACGACGTATGGGGCTACGCCGTCAAATCTTGGAGAGTGTCAAAATGCCGGTATCTTGGATAGCTCCATGTTCTCTGATGTGCCGTGGAATGCTATGTATCCGATCAAACTGGCAGGTATTACATTGGGTCCAGATGGAGGCGGTGCGCCCGATGCAGCTTCAGATAAAGTCTTCTGCTCCTGCCAAGATGACCTCGGCATTTTTGTACCTGGCTTTACTCAAGCGATGTACGAACCATCAAGGTTGATTGAACTAGTACGTCAGCCAGATTGCATGATGACACTCAATGGCACCGATATGTCGATAACTAATGGACGTATGAGAGGCAATATCGGCAGTACAGAAACCTTAGAGGGCGACAAACCCGCGTTTTGGCACTATCACTACTACGCTTACCCGCTATTGGTCCTTTTGGAAATGCTCTATCCAAGCCGTTGTGGTGATGGGTATATCGATATGGACTTAATGTACATATCGGAGCTTGACCCCACTTGGATGGACTCTGAGCTTGGTTTTTTCGCTAACCCTGAGAGCGCCATATTCTCTAACCCTATCTCTATAGCCGCGTGTATGGCCGACGCTGCCGCAGCGACGGTAGGCAAGCCGATAGATTCTATGTATTGGTGCGCTGGCGCATGGGGTGAGCTCTATCCGTTTACCGGCTTTATCAAATCTAAGAGCTCGATACCAAGCAAAACCAGTTTACTCGCAACACGTTCCGTAGCAGCGCTGCACCGACGTTTGTTGGCGCATCAAACGATGGGCAATGATGCACTGTGTGAATCGAAGATATTTCCAACTATTCCTAAGTCTCAGTACAAGATGAACATGATGTATCCCGTGCCCGAGCGCGGTGACAACCGAGTCTTTGCTATTGAGAAAGAAGATGGGACGGTAGAAAAGAGAACGGGCGGCGACGGCGGGGCTCATGAGATAGGCGCACCGGCCATTATGTGGGGTGAGTGGCGCAATATTCCTTCTAGAGAAGACAATATTTACATGCTGTGGAAATGGAATGACTGCTGCATAACCTACTACTAG
- a CDS encoding TrbC family F-type conjugative pilus assembly protein, protein MVNLRLSALLMSSIVAMHSHTSSATAAHDLASQKATAIEQGTALLTDDYINNLIMASESIARSHASEELIKHRPSRTHYKVLISASMGEKELRNLLMAYKHRQDVSFVIRGLLPEERTITDAGKRIIRLVADFDTVPNVTLDPRPFRAVKAEYVPQVLAYDGSKLVASASGITNLTWLADQLKRGETGFIGEFGATTKIAERDLEDILRERFNALDKQALIDGAKERFWDNRQYLTLPKVQKTQRRTFSPDLILQQDIITEEGYVIALKGQQFNTLKHMPFTQRLVVFDATDKTQLEYVKSLPESTLRTKYITTKFDNSLKWDAVKSVERYLGAEVFQLNSDIISAFDVRAVPSVVTANNQDDYFIIDEVRMEGVR, encoded by the coding sequence ATGGTAAACCTCAGACTCAGCGCACTTCTAATGTCGTCCATTGTGGCGATGCACTCCCACACTAGCAGCGCCACAGCCGCGCACGACTTAGCTAGTCAAAAGGCAACGGCCATTGAACAGGGAACCGCATTACTCACGGATGATTACATTAACAATCTTATTATGGCAAGTGAGTCTATTGCGCGTTCACATGCCAGTGAAGAACTTATTAAACACCGTCCATCACGAACGCACTATAAAGTGCTGATATCTGCCTCTATGGGGGAAAAAGAACTTCGCAACTTGCTGATGGCCTATAAACACCGCCAAGACGTATCGTTTGTAATTCGTGGATTATTGCCAGAAGAACGAACTATTACGGACGCGGGAAAACGCATTATTCGTTTGGTGGCAGATTTTGATACGGTGCCTAACGTTACCCTAGACCCTAGACCGTTTCGTGCTGTGAAAGCCGAGTATGTTCCGCAAGTACTCGCCTACGATGGTTCGAAGTTGGTGGCATCGGCGTCGGGTATTACAAATCTGACATGGTTAGCTGACCAACTAAAACGAGGCGAAACGGGCTTTATCGGTGAGTTTGGTGCGACAACGAAAATAGCAGAACGTGACTTGGAAGATATCCTTCGAGAGCGTTTTAATGCACTGGATAAGCAAGCGCTCATTGATGGGGCCAAAGAGCGCTTTTGGGATAATCGCCAATACCTAACGCTCCCTAAAGTTCAAAAAACACAGCGTCGTACTTTCAGTCCAGATTTGATTTTGCAGCAAGACATCATCACGGAAGAAGGCTATGTCATCGCACTAAAAGGACAGCAGTTTAATACGCTAAAGCACATGCCCTTTACACAACGCTTAGTTGTCTTTGATGCCACGGATAAAACGCAATTGGAGTACGTGAAGTCTTTGCCTGAATCGACACTGAGAACGAAATACATCACGACCAAGTTTGATAACTCATTGAAGTGGGATGCAGTGAAAAGTGTTGAAAGATACCTTGGCGCTGAAGTGTTTCAATTGAACTCAGACATTATCAGTGCCTTTGATGTTCGAGCGGTTCCGTCTGTTGTGACCGCAAATAACCAAGACGACTATTTCATTATTGATGAAGTCAGAATGGAGGGCGTTCGATGA
- a CDS encoding S26 family signal peptidase produces MSEVKSSKRSHPLSFPIKMIWLGIFMVIVFDIAITAFSKHYSIAIDPQEVRCIEEYRVYFMDKKVGEIQRGHIYAFSAKNLEPYFKDGSWLGKYASGIEGDTIVINKHGVFVNDRKVADGFAVAKKAGLDVETLYRTFTVGKGKIFFTGTAERSYDSRYYGLVDVSQIVGEATPIW; encoded by the coding sequence ATGAGTGAAGTTAAGAGCAGCAAGCGTTCGCATCCATTGTCGTTCCCAATCAAAATGATTTGGTTGGGCATTTTCATGGTGATTGTATTTGATATCGCTATAACAGCTTTTAGCAAGCACTACTCGATTGCAATCGACCCTCAAGAGGTGAGGTGTATCGAAGAATATCGAGTCTACTTCATGGATAAGAAAGTTGGAGAGATACAAAGAGGCCATATATATGCGTTCTCTGCGAAAAATCTTGAACCCTATTTTAAGGACGGCTCATGGCTAGGAAAATACGCCTCTGGTATTGAAGGCGATACGATTGTTATTAATAAACATGGCGTGTTTGTGAATGATAGAAAGGTCGCAGACGGCTTTGCGGTAGCAAAAAAAGCTGGCCTTGACGTTGAAACACTCTATCGCACTTTTACTGTTGGCAAAGGAAAGATTTTCTTCACTGGTACTGCTGAACGTAGCTACGACTCGCGCTACTACGGGTTGGTCGATGTCAGTCAGATTGTGGGCGAGGCGACACCGATATGGTAA
- the traC gene encoding type IV secretion system protein TraC, producing MFKFSFNQNSASQLFRPLAFDKSNDIFLCDDDTMAFSYICNPVSGWDSQMVAAIQLMLNDPYPVNSTLQFALWANPDIRAFLSASEKLRIKCKDELMRASHNAHLGFLWGGTSQPVETIQATKVRNFQVVLTFKIPISSAEKSAEDIETLVAIRRKMEERLKKAHLDPLRVTNDRYLSLLDTMLHWTPDAEWRKVTQTKACEDTPLNEQVCQQDTLIEKTRHGVVIRNGQHKTHVNMLTARRFPKNTYTGAAFGWFGDIFDGHGCVTQNFLITLNMSFPDHSSVKGAVQSKKTRYIRNTFSALTRFAPLIKEINDDLEEVDAALRKDNKAVKVTLNAAVFGNSETDAEDGVTALQGYMQQTGLNMMKEDSFSIPSFITSLPFGACEKAVNQSQRYFTMTTKHAVPLLPIFAEWKGTNTPALQFVSRSGQIMNFDLFDSQTNYNLLIYAESGAGKSFLTNEIVRSYLSMGHKAWTIDAGESYKKLSKSFEGNYTAFNENNTLSINPFTMIPEGDEKAFRDSLEMLAGSIIAMAFTREAPTDLQHSEIERILTLVWEKKGRAALIDDVANLCIEQDDPRVRDIGIQLFAFTTKGQFGEYFDKPHNIEFKGDFNVLELDGLDKTPRLQAVVLFMLMVQISHALYDEYKDDRSIKRLVIIDEAWDLLGNSPAVTAFMEKAFRRVRKYNGAGVIVTQSIKDLQKSEAAKAIAENAANSLILKQKDSTISEAEENNLMSLPPAAYRLLKRVTTEKGHYSEIFFSSNVGMGIGRLIVDPMRVMMFSTNPNDNKAIDDQISMGLSPENAMMEVVKQREMLRYSIEKPSFLTANLRAIEAKSAAQAMLSINTVAPLQRRITDIKQDGIKRAANE from the coding sequence ATGTTCAAATTTTCGTTTAATCAGAATAGCGCCTCACAATTATTTAGGCCGCTAGCTTTTGATAAAAGTAACGACATTTTTTTGTGCGATGACGATACGATGGCGTTTTCATACATTTGCAATCCTGTATCTGGTTGGGATAGCCAAATGGTCGCCGCGATTCAATTGATGCTTAATGATCCATATCCAGTGAACTCAACCTTGCAGTTCGCGCTGTGGGCGAACCCTGATATTAGAGCGTTTCTTTCGGCTTCTGAAAAGTTGCGAATCAAGTGCAAAGATGAATTGATGCGTGCTTCTCATAATGCTCACCTCGGTTTCTTATGGGGAGGAACGAGTCAGCCGGTTGAAACCATTCAAGCGACAAAAGTACGCAATTTTCAAGTGGTCTTAACATTTAAAATACCAATATCTTCAGCAGAGAAGAGCGCTGAAGATATCGAGACACTAGTGGCAATACGTCGAAAGATGGAAGAGCGATTGAAGAAGGCGCATTTAGATCCTCTAAGAGTAACCAATGATCGTTACTTGTCGCTGCTAGATACGATGTTGCATTGGACACCTGATGCGGAATGGCGAAAGGTGACTCAAACAAAGGCGTGTGAAGACACACCACTTAACGAACAAGTTTGCCAACAGGATACGTTGATTGAAAAAACGCGCCACGGCGTTGTTATTCGTAATGGTCAACATAAAACTCATGTCAATATGTTGACAGCTCGTAGGTTTCCAAAAAATACGTACACCGGAGCGGCGTTCGGTTGGTTTGGGGATATTTTTGATGGGCATGGCTGCGTAACTCAGAATTTCTTGATCACTCTGAACATGAGTTTTCCCGATCACTCATCTGTTAAAGGGGCGGTCCAGAGCAAAAAAACTCGTTATATTCGCAATACGTTTTCTGCACTTACTCGCTTCGCACCACTCATAAAAGAGATCAACGATGATTTAGAAGAAGTGGACGCAGCACTTCGTAAGGACAATAAAGCTGTTAAAGTGACGTTAAATGCAGCTGTGTTCGGAAATAGTGAAACAGATGCGGAAGACGGCGTTACTGCGCTGCAAGGTTATATGCAGCAAACTGGCTTGAACATGATGAAAGAGGATTCTTTCTCGATACCATCATTTATTACCAGTTTACCTTTTGGGGCGTGTGAAAAAGCGGTGAATCAGAGTCAACGTTATTTCACAATGACAACCAAACATGCAGTCCCTCTATTGCCTATCTTTGCAGAGTGGAAAGGGACCAATACACCTGCCTTACAGTTCGTGAGTCGATCGGGTCAGATTATGAACTTCGACCTTTTTGACTCTCAAACCAACTATAACCTTCTGATTTACGCCGAAAGTGGTGCGGGTAAAAGTTTCCTTACCAATGAGATTGTTCGCTCATACCTGTCTATGGGGCATAAGGCGTGGACGATTGATGCCGGTGAGAGCTACAAGAAGCTATCAAAGTCTTTTGAAGGTAATTATACCGCGTTCAATGAAAACAATACGCTGTCGATTAATCCATTCACAATGATCCCAGAAGGGGATGAAAAGGCGTTTAGAGACTCATTGGAAATGTTGGCCGGTAGTATTATTGCAATGGCCTTTACGCGTGAAGCTCCTACTGACTTACAGCACTCGGAAATCGAGCGAATTTTGACTCTGGTTTGGGAGAAAAAAGGTCGTGCCGCGTTAATTGATGATGTCGCCAACTTATGTATAGAACAAGACGATCCACGCGTTCGTGATATCGGTATCCAGTTGTTTGCGTTTACAACAAAAGGTCAGTTTGGCGAGTACTTTGATAAGCCGCACAATATCGAGTTCAAAGGTGACTTCAACGTACTTGAACTTGATGGTCTAGATAAAACACCAAGACTGCAAGCTGTGGTTCTTTTTATGCTCATGGTTCAGATCTCACATGCTCTGTACGATGAGTATAAAGATGACCGTTCAATAAAGCGTTTGGTCATTATCGATGAGGCTTGGGACTTACTTGGTAACTCTCCGGCGGTTACTGCGTTTATGGAAAAAGCATTCCGTCGTGTGCGAAAGTATAACGGTGCCGGCGTTATTGTTACGCAGTCCATTAAAGATTTGCAGAAGTCCGAAGCTGCAAAGGCTATAGCCGAGAACGCAGCAAACTCGCTCATCTTAAAGCAAAAGGATTCAACCATATCGGAAGCTGAAGAAAACAACCTCATGTCGCTTCCTCCTGCTGCGTATCGATTGCTCAAGCGCGTTACCACTGAAAAAGGACATTATTCAGAGATCTTCTTTAGCTCAAACGTGGGTATGGGGATTGGTCGCTTAATCGTAGACCCAATGCGCGTGATGATGTTTTCAACGAACCCTAATGACAACAAGGCTATTGATGACCAGATAAGCATGGGGCTTAGTCCTGAAAATGCCATGATGGAAGTCGTAAAACAACGTGAAATGCTTCGATATAGCATTGAAAAGCCCTCTTTTCTGACCGCTAACTTACGTGCTATAGAAGCGAAGAGCGCTGCGCAAGCGATGTTGTCTATCAATACAGTGGCTCCTTTACAGCGCCGTATAACAGATATTAAGCAAGACGGCATCAAGAGAGCCGCGAATGAGTGA
- the traA gene encoding TraA family conjugative transfer protein: MENFKLNVSKIELTNGQMNMLFLCSLLALVFMMNSSALAGADSTFDTWVSQMTDWISGSLGKGIAIGFVLIGIVVGMVQQSLMAFAIGVGCALGLNYTPSILSSMFTAGL, from the coding sequence ATGGAAAACTTTAAACTAAACGTCAGCAAGATTGAACTAACCAATGGACAAATGAATATGTTGTTCCTTTGTTCCCTTTTGGCATTGGTGTTCATGATGAACTCTAGTGCTTTGGCGGGAGCAGACAGTACATTCGATACATGGGTTTCGCAGATGACTGATTGGATCTCGGGATCACTTGGTAAAGGGATCGCAATTGGCTTCGTTCTTATTGGTATCGTCGTGGGTATGGTGCAGCAATCGTTGATGGCCTTTGCCATTGGTGTCGGTTGTGCATTAGGTCTGAACTACACACCTAGTATTCTGTCATCAATGTTCACAGCCGGCCTTTAA